The following are encoded together in the Lathyrus oleraceus cultivar Zhongwan6 chromosome 3, CAAS_Psat_ZW6_1.0, whole genome shotgun sequence genome:
- the LOC127126859 gene encoding uncharacterized protein LOC127126859 has translation MPNWELKNCCDHDQKLFIAFVGVYTVVILLLWRTFLLTPFKLITVFLHEASHAIACLLTCGKVEGIQVHGNEGGVTQTRGGIYWVILPAGYLGSSFWGMALILASTNILTARIAAGCFLAALVIVLFVAKNWTLRGLCIGFIIFIAVIWLLQEKTKVHILRYVILFIGVMNSLFSVYDIYDDLISRRVNSSDAEKFAEVCPCPCNGFGWGVIWGMISFVFLCASLYLGLVILS, from the exons ATGCCAAACTGGGAGCTTAAGAACTGTTGTGATCACGACCAGAAGCTCTTCATTGCTTTCGTTGGTGTTTACACCGTCGTCATCCTCCTG CTATGGAGGACTTTTCTGCTTACACCTTTTAAGCTCATCACTGTGTTTCTGCACGAAGCGAGTCATGCCATTGCCTGTTTGCTCACTTGTGGCAAG GTGGAGGGTATCCAGGTTCATGGAAACGAGGGCGGGGTAACACAGACGCGTGGTGGAATATACTGGGTGATTTTGCCTGCTGGAT ATCTTGGTTCATCATTTTGGGGAATGGCTTTGATTCTTGCTTCCACAAATATTCTCACTGCAAGGATTGCTGCTGGTTGCTTCCTTGCTGCTCTGGTTATTGTGCTCTTTGTTGCTAAAAAT TGGACACTCCGAGGACTCTGTATTG gatttattatttttattgctGTGATTTGGCTTCTGCAAGAGAAAACCAAAGTCCATATCCTTCGCTATGTCATTCTCTTCATTG GTGTGATGAACAGTTTGTTTTCAGTTTATG ATATTTATGATGATTTAATATCTAGAAGAGTCAACTCTAGTGATGCTGAGAAGTTTGCAGAAGTTTGTCCATGCCCTTGTAATGGTTTTGGGTGGGGAGTTATTTG GGGGATGATATCGTTTGTATTTCTTTGCGCATCTTTGTACCTTGGACTGGTCATACTATCATGA